The genomic region CGCTATACGGTTGACCCGGAAAAGCCAGCTTGGCAGTTGGATAAAAAGGAAGAAGCTACCGACCTGACGTGGTACGTCAATGCAGACTGGTGGAACACCGATTTTGGCAAGGATATTGTCACTAAGAAAATCAAAGAGGATCTGAACATCAATGTTAAATTCATCACGGGTGATGATACCAAGTTAAATACATTTTTCGCCGGTGGAGATATGCCTGACTTGTTGACGGTGTTTGACTCGAATTCTCCAGTGGTGCAAAAAGCTGCAACCTGGGCTATGCCGCTGAATGATCTGGCGGAGAAATACGATCCCTACTTCAATAAAGTTGCGGCTGCCGATACGTTGAACTGGTTCCAACTGGCAGATGGTAAAACGTATGGTTATCCGAACTATTCCAATACGCAAGAGGATTATGATAGCGGTAACATTCCAGCCAAGACGGCATTCGTCATTCGTAAAGATGTGTACGAAGCTTTGGGTAGTCCGGTCATTGGAACACCAGAAGAATTCCAGAGTGTGATGAAACGAATTAAGCAAGAGTTCCCTGCGCTGATTCCGTTTGGATTCAACTCTATTGGTGAAGGAACAGGTTCACTCGGGGATACGTTGCAAGATTTCATCGGCGTTCCGCTCGAGACTGAATCGGGAGAGTTCTACGATCGCAATCTGGATGAAGATTATCTCACGTGGTTGAAGACATTGAACACCGTGTACAGAGATGGCAATATCAGTGATGACAGTTTCGCGGATGATGGTACGGCTTTTGAGGAAAAAGTGAAGTCCGGTAAATACGCGACCATGCTGCTCGACGGTACACCTCAACAAGGAGGGAACTTGCAGATCTACATGAGCGCCAATCCGGGCAAAGAATATATCGCCATTGATGGGCCGCAGAGCACCCAAGGCAATGCACCGACATTGAATCAATCCGGGATTACCGGGTGGATGATTAATTTTATTTCTAAGGACTGTAAAGATCCGGCCAAGGCCATTCAGATATTCACATACTTGCTGAGTGAAGAAGGCCAGACGCTTATGAATTACGGAATCGAGGGGGAAACCTACCAAACCAAAGCCGACGGTAGCGTAGAATTGCTGCCAGCGGTGAAAGACCTGCAACTGAATAACGCGGATCAATTCAAAAAGGACTATCGGATGGGTGAATTTATGTTCTTCGGTCATGATCGCCATAAAGCGCTGAGTGCAGATGCTTTTCCGGAAGCCATCAAACAGATGCAGGAGTGGGGCAAAGGCAAGCTGAAACCACACTTCATTCTGGAGAATATTAGTCCGGATCAAGGCACACCTGAAGCCCGTGCGTTGTCGGCGATTAACACCAAATGGAATACAACACTGGTCAGTATGGTACGTTCCAAGGATGATGCTTCGTATGACAATGCACTGGCTGTTTACAAGTCATTTCTAGGCGAAAACCGCTGGGAAGAGATTGTGAAGGTTCGCAGTGAGAAGATGAAGCTGAACAAAGAGAAATTAGGCATTCAATAATAGAAATATGAAGGAGAATCCTATGACTACATTCAAAATGTACAAATCGACGGGAGAGGACGAATTATTTGTCCCCGTATCCTCGGAACAATTAAAACCGCTTGCCTCCGATCTGGAGACAACGACCATTCTTCTGAATGATCAGGTAACGTATCAGGAGATGGACGGATTTGGTGCGTCTTTCACAGATTCTTCCGCCTATCTGATTAACCAAATCTTGAATGAGGAGCAGCGGGATGAGGTCATGACCCGACTATTCCATCCTGAGAAAGGGATTGGGCTATCAGTCATCCGTAATCCAATGGGGGCTTCGGACTACGCCAGAACGGTATACAGTTATAACGATATGCCAGAACAGCAGACGGACCCGGAATTAACCCAATTCAGTATTTCACATGATGAAGAAGACGTTATTCCTTTAACGCAACAGGCTTTGGCATTGAATCCTGAACTGAAACTGTTTGCTTCACCATGGAGTGCACCAGGATGGATGAAAACGAGCGGATCGATGATTACCGGACAGTTGAAGGCTGAATGGTATCCCGTTTATGCGCAATATTTTGTGAAATACATTCAAGCCTATGCTAAGCGTGGATTACCGATTCATGCCATCACACCACAGAATGAGGCGCTTTATGAACCGGGGCATTATCCCGGTATGTTGATGCCAGCTGAAGCGCAAGCAGACTTTATCAAAAACCATCTCAAACCAGCCTTCGTCAAAAACGATATTTCCACCAAAATTCTCTGTTACGATCACAACTGGGATCAACCGGACTATCCCCTGACCGTATTTGAACAAGCGGGAGAGGAAGTGGATGGCGTAGCCTGGCATTGGTACGGGGGTGATGCTTCTGCTCAAACAAAGGTTTATGAAGCTTTTGCAGGCAAAGAAGTGCACTTCACCGAAGGATCAGGCGGGGAGTGGATACCGCCCTTTGAACAGGCCTTCTCCAATGTGATGCGAACAGGAATTCAGATTCTTCGCAATTACAGCAAGTCTTTTGTACTGTGGAACATGGCACTTGATGAGAACAACGGGCCTACGGTTCCTGGTTTTGGTCGCAGTACATGCCGTGGTATCGTGCAGGTGAATCAA from Paenibacillus sp. FSL R5-0341 harbors:
- a CDS encoding sugar ABC transporter substrate-binding protein, producing the protein MLKLNKASGKKGIKMFATLLTAVLMITGCSGGSGGSSEGNWVSIEDRYTVDPEKPAWQLDKKEEATDLTWYVNADWWNTDFGKDIVTKKIKEDLNINVKFITGDDTKLNTFFAGGDMPDLLTVFDSNSPVVQKAATWAMPLNDLAEKYDPYFNKVAAADTLNWFQLADGKTYGYPNYSNTQEDYDSGNIPAKTAFVIRKDVYEALGSPVIGTPEEFQSVMKRIKQEFPALIPFGFNSIGEGTGSLGDTLQDFIGVPLETESGEFYDRNLDEDYLTWLKTLNTVYRDGNISDDSFADDGTAFEEKVKSGKYATMLLDGTPQQGGNLQIYMSANPGKEYIAIDGPQSTQGNAPTLNQSGITGWMINFISKDCKDPAKAIQIFTYLLSEEGQTLMNYGIEGETYQTKADGSVELLPAVKDLQLNNADQFKKDYRMGEFMFFGHDRHKALSADAFPEAIKQMQEWGKGKLKPHFILENISPDQGTPEARALSAINTKWNTTLVSMVRSKDDASYDNALAVYKSFLGENRWEEIVKVRSEKMKLNKEKLGIQ
- a CDS encoding glycoside hydrolase family 30 beta sandwich domain-containing protein — its product is MTTFKMYKSTGEDELFVPVSSEQLKPLASDLETTTILLNDQVTYQEMDGFGASFTDSSAYLINQILNEEQRDEVMTRLFHPEKGIGLSVIRNPMGASDYARTVYSYNDMPEQQTDPELTQFSISHDEEDVIPLTQQALALNPELKLFASPWSAPGWMKTSGSMITGQLKAEWYPVYAQYFVKYIQAYAKRGLPIHAITPQNEALYEPGHYPGMLMPAEAQADFIKNHLKPAFVKNDISTKILCYDHNWDQPDYPLTVFEQAGEEVDGVAWHWYGGDASAQTKVYEAFAGKEVHFTEGSGGEWIPPFEQAFSNVMRTGIQILRNYSKSFVLWNMALDENNGPTVPGFGRSTCRGIVQVNQQTRGLTYTLDYYALAHFSALIRPKAVRIESTASNDSIFSVAFKNIDSSVAVVLFNDGEETTNVQTKLRNEELLCFQMESKSAISILIDPNK